In Rosa chinensis cultivar Old Blush chromosome 1, RchiOBHm-V2, whole genome shotgun sequence, a genomic segment contains:
- the LOC112182641 gene encoding elongator complex protein 1 encodes MNNLKLYSEVSLNLQLQSPQEELILFSAFDIEQSRLFFASSANNIYATHLSSLQHERAWSKTSIPAHVTRIELDEAEDSITSFVYLMEKEALLVGTSKGLLLLHSVDDNASQVVGGVDGGVRCVSASPDGDVLAIITGTGQILVMTLDWDLLYETALEDVAEDGSRICDLTLSNIESPIAWRGDGKYFVTLSEALDSTSMLKRLKVWERHSGALHAVSESKSFMGSVVDWMPSGAKVAAVYDRKAQNECPAIVFYERNGLERSLFSINEQANATVEFLKWNCSSDLLAAVVRCDNYDCVKIWYFSNNHWYLKSEIRYPRHDGVRFVWNPTRPLQLICWTLGGQITSYNFIWNSAVMEDSTALVIDDSKILVTPLSLYLMPPPMYLFSLKFSSVVRDFAFYSKNSKNCLAAFLSDGCLCIVELPATDTWEDLEGKELLVEASSSDSPFGSVLHLIWLDPHKILAVSHHGFSHSNYLPQTSLGEEDLGFYLQEIELTCSEDHVPGLLTCSGWNAKVSSRNSLEETIIGITPNPASKGSAFVQFDGGKVYEYVPKLGISRGASKLDWSFSSTCPWMSAVLVGDSVSSKPLLFGLDDSCRLHVSGKIICNNCSSFSFYSNLADQVITHLILATKQDLLFVVEISDVLQKELEIKHENFIHAGKKKREENRNFINIWERGAKVVGVVHGDEAAVLLQPSRGNLECIYPRKLVLASICNALVQRRFRDALLMVRRQRIDFNVLVDYCGWQVFLQSAAEFVKQVNNLNHMTEFVCAIKNEDTTETLYKEFISSPSPKEAKDVQSQDSKGFDSNNKVSSVLLAIRKALEDQLPETPARELCILTTLARSDPPALDEALERIKVIREAELSGSNDQRRMSYPTAEEALKHLLWLSDSESVYEAALGLYDLNLAAMVALNSQQDPKEFLPFLQELESMPDTLMRYNIDLRLQRFEKALKHIVSAGDTCYADSMNLMKKNPQLFPLGLQLIADPNKKRQVLDAWGDHLSNEKCFEDAATTYLCCSSFEKALKSYRSCGNWGKVLTVAGLLKLGKDEIMQLAHDLCEELQALGKPKEAAKIALEYCGEINNGMSLLISARDWEEALRVALMHSRQDLISEVKNAALECAVLLIGEYEEGLEKVGKYLARYLALRQRRLLLAAKVQSEERSMNDLDDDTASEASSNFSGMSAYTTGTRNSSATSMRSSAASRARDARRQRKKGKIRAGSPGEEIALVDHLKGMPPTSEALQELKSLLHTLMMLGEVETARKLQKAGENFQQSHMAAVKLAEDTVSTDGIDEQTQTLEHYTQSTRDVVQNSEAFFWRCKVFLSP; translated from the exons ATGAATAATCTGAAACTCTACTCGGAGGTCTCTCTGAACCTCCAGTTACAGTCCCCACAAGAAGAGCTCATCCTCTTCTCCGCCTTCGACATCGAGCAGAGCCGCCTCTTCTTCGCCTCCTCCGCCAACAACATCTACGCCACCCACCTCTCCTCTCTCCAG caTGAGAGGGCGTGGAGCAAGACCTCGATTCCCGCGCACGTCACTCGGATCGAGCTGGATGAGGCCGAGGACTCCATCACTTCGTTTGTTTACCTCATGGAGAAGGAGGCACTCTTGGTTGGGACCAGTAAAGGCCTTCTGCTGCTGCATAGTGTCGATGACAATGCCTCGCAAGTCGTCGGCGGAGTCGACGGCGGTGTGAGGTGTGTTTCGGCTAGTCCGGATGGAGATGTTCTGGCTATAATTACAGGGACTGGGCAGATACTGGTGATGACTCTGGATTGGGACTTGCTTTACGAGACTGCACTTGAGGATGTTGCTGAAGATGGCAGCCGCATAT GTGATCTAACATTGTCGAATATTGAAAGCCCCATTGcttggcgcggtgatgggaaaTACTTTGTCACACTAAGCGAGGCGTTGGATTCTACCTCTATGCTTAAGAGGCTTAAGGTTTGGGAGCGACATTCAGGGGCGTTACATGCTGTTTCGGAATCAAAGTCGTTCATGGGTTCAGTGGTGGACTGGATGCCAAGTGGGGCGAAAGTTGCGGCTGTTTATGATAGGAAAGCGCAAAATGAGTGTCCTGCAATCGTGTTTTACGAGAGGAATGGGTTAGAAAGAAGCCTGTTTAGCATTAATGAGCAAGCTAATGCAACCGTAGAATTTCTCAAGTGGAATTGCAGTTCAGATCTTCTTGCCGCCGTTGTCAGATGTGATAACTATGACTGTGTCAAGATTTGGTATTTCAGTAACAATCACTGGTACTTAAAATCTGAAATTAGATACCCAAGACACGACGGAGTGAGGTTTGTCTGGAATCCAACAAGGCCACTGCAGTTAATATGTTGGACTCTTGGCGGCCAGATTACATCTTACAACTTCATATGGAATTCAGCCGTGATGGAGGACTCAACTGCATTGGTAATTGATGACTCCAAGATACTTGtaacccccctttctttatacTTAATGCCACCTCCTATGTATTTATTCAGCCTTAAATTCTCGAGTGTTGTCCGGGACTTTGCCTTCTACTCCAAGAATTCTAAGAACTGCTTGGCTGCTTTTCTATCAGATGGCTGTTTATGTATTGTAGAGCTTCCTGCAACTGATACATGGGAAGATCTAGAAGGAAAAGAGTTACTTGTTGAAGCGTCCAGTTCTGATTCACCATTTGGTTCAGTTTTGCATCTAATATGGTTGGATCCCCATAAGATTCTTGCTGTTTCTCACCATGGGTTCAGTCATAGTAATTACTTGCCTCAGACTTCACTTGGTGAGGAAGACCTTGGTTTTTATTTGCAGGAAATTGAGCTTACATGCTCTGAGGATCATGTCCCAGGTTTATTGACATGCTCAGGTTGGAATGCTAAAGTCTCCAGTCGAAACTCTCTAGAAGAGACCATTATTGGAATTACTCCTAATCCTGCTTCAAAAGGTTCAGCATTTGTTCAATTTGATGGTGGAAAGGTTTATGAGTATGTTCCAAAGTTAGGCATCTCCCGAGGGGCTTCAAAGCTTGATTGGAGCTTCTCATCAACTTGCCCTTGGATGAGTGCGGTTCTAGTTGGAGATAGTGTGTCATCGAAACCTCTGCTTTTCGGACTTGATGACAGTTGTAGGCTGCACGTCAGTGGAAAGATAATATGCAACAACTGCAGCAGTTTTTCATTCTACTCAAATTTGGCTGATCAGGTGATCACACATTTAATTTTGGCAACTAAGCAGGATTtgctttttgttgttgaaatatCAGATGTATTGCAAAAAGAACTTGAGATAAAACATGAGAACTTCATCCATGCTggtaagaagaaaagagaagaaaatagaaactttataAACATATGGGAAAGAGGTGCCAAAGTTGTTGGTGTCGTTCATGGAGATGAAGCCGCTGTCCTGTTGCAACCATCTCGTGGCAATCTAGAATGCATTTACCCAAGAAAGTTGGTCCTGGCCTCtatttgcaatgcattggtccAAAGGCGTTTTAGAGATGCACTTCTCATGGTGAGGCGTCAGAGGATAGATTTCAATGTCTTGGTTGACTATTGTGGTTGGCAGGTGTTTCTTCAATCAGCGGCAGAATTTGTCAAGCAGGTCAATAATTTGAACCACATGACTGAGTTTGTTTGTGCCATAAAGAATGAAGATACTACAGAGACGCTATATAAGGAATTTATTTCTTCACCCTCTCCTAAAGAAGCTAAAGATGTGCAATCGCAGGACTCCAAGGGTTTTGATTCCAATAACAAGGTATCTTCTGTGCTGCTGGCCATTAGGAAGGCTCTTGAGGATCAATTACCGGAAACTCCTGCAAGGGAGCTTTGCATTCTGACCACTCTTGCTCGTAGTGACCCCCCTGCACTTGATGAGGCTTTAGAGAGAATAAAAGTTATCCGTGAGGCAGAATTGTCAGGTTCCAATGACCAAAGGAGAATGTCTTACCCCACTGCTGAAGAGGCTTTGAAGCATCTCCTATGGTTATCTGATTCGGAATCTGTTTATGAGGCAGCTTTGGGCCTTTATGATTTGAACCTTGCAGCTATGGTGGCATTGAATTCTCAGCAGGACCCTAAAGAATTCCTTCCTTTTCTTCAAGAATTGGAAAGTATGCCTGATACTTTAATGCGCTATAACATTGACCTTCGGCTGCAGAGGTTTGAGAAGGCCCTCAAGCACATTGTTTCTGCAGGAGACACTTGCTATGCAGATTCTATGAACCTGATGAAGAAAAATCCTCAACTCTTTCCACTGGGACTTCAGCTGATAGCTGATCCTAACAAGAAGAGGCAAGTTCTCGACGCTTGGGGAGATCATCTTAGCAATGAAAAATGCTTTGAGGATGCTGCTACCACTTATTTGTGCTGCTCCAGTTTTGAGAAGGCTTTGAAGTCGTACCGTTCTTGTGGTAATTGGGGTAAGGTGCTTACAGTTGCCGGGCTTCTAAAACTGGGTAAAGATGAGATAATGCAACTGGCTCATGATCTATGTGAAGAATTGCAAGCTCTTGGTAAACCAAAGGAAGCTGCCAAAATTGCGCTGGAGTATTGTGGTGAAATTAACAATGGGATGAGTTTGTTGATTAGCGCAAGGGACTGGGAGGAAGCTTTAAGAGTTGCTTTAATGCACAGTAGACAGGATTTGATCTCTGAGGTGAAGAATGCAGCTTTGGAATGTGCAGTCTTGCTGATTGGTGAATACGAGGAAGGTTTGGAGAAAGTAGGGAAGTACTTGGCTCGCTACTTAGCTTTAAGGCAAAGAAGGTTACTCCTTGCTGCAAAAGTCCAGTCAGAGGAACGGTCAATGAACGATCTTGATGATGATACTGCTTCAGAAGCTAGCAGTAATTTCAGTGGAATGAGTGCTTACACCACTGG GACTAGGAACAGCTCTGCCACTTCCATGAGATCAAGTGCAGCTAGCAGGGCTAGAGATGCCAGGCGTcagagaaagaaaggaaaaatccGTGCTGGCAG TCCTGGTGAGGAGATCGCTCTTGTTGATCACTTGAAGGGGATGCCTCCAACAAGTGAAGCACTACAGGAGCTAAAATCCTTGTTGCATACGCTTATGATGCTTGGCGAGGTTGAAACTGCAAGAAAGCTGCAGAAGGCTGGAGAGAACTTTCAACAGTCGCATATGGCAGCAGTCAAACTAGCCGAAGATACAGTATCCACTGATGGCATAGATGAGCAGACACAGACTTTGGAGCATTATACACAAAGTACTAGAGATGTAGTGCAAAACTCCGAGGCTTTCTTTTGGCGTTGTAAAGTATTTCTTTCTCCTTGA